In Crassostrea angulata isolate pt1a10 chromosome 4, ASM2561291v2, whole genome shotgun sequence, one genomic interval encodes:
- the LOC128181690 gene encoding galectin-3-like yields the protein MASSSFLALLFAVLATAKGQRYPDGYPDSYPGEVGPYQGDGLNPVDGPYPGDGPYLGDGPVVGGAGLYPGDGPYPDPYPGDGPYPDGEGVYPGPDIYPTDGYPTDYEGGYNVRYGNPYKDPHVRDPRKYRHGYQYGLSPEDIAFIIREKAFPANMHIVPRTLY from the coding sequence ATGGCAAGCAGTTCTTTCCTCGCTCTGCTGTTCGCAGTTTTGGCGACGGCGAAGGGACAAAGATATCCAGACGGCTATCCAGATAGCTATCCTGGAGAAGTAGGCCCATATCAAGGGGATGGTCTAAATCCAGTTGATGGCCCATATCCAGGTGATGGCCCATATCTAGGTGATGGTCCAGTTGTCGGTGGAGCAGGTTTATATCCTGGAGACGGTCCATATCCTGATCCATATCCTGGAGACGGTCCATATCCTGATGGTGAGGGTGTGTATCCAGGTCCCGACATCTATCCAACAGATGGATACCCCACGGATTACGAGGGAGGTTACAACGTCAGATACGGAAATCCCTACAAAGATCCCCATGTGAGAGATCCTCGAAAATACAGACATGGATATCAATATGGCCTCTCTCCAGAGGATATTGCTTTCATTATCAGAGAGAAGGCTTTCCCAGCAAACATGCACATTGTGCCGAGAACATTATACTGA
- the LOC128181467 gene encoding N-acetyl-D-glucosamine kinase-like codes for MSTNVKIIEPDSKSAEQIGFDLPGESESRQGDCCCFGLWKPTEMTSTGYYGGVEGGATHSKMVLMNEKGDILAWTDGPSTNQWLIGQEECLKRVNNMVEEAKTKAGLDSGTKLASLGLSMSGADQKEAQDQLISGMKSKYPQCSQNVYIASDTAGAIATATEKGGIVLIAGTGSNCMLIAPSGESYRCGGWGHLLGDEGSAYWITQKAIKIVFDHEDNLKVSPYDITFVKEAMMKYFKISERDELLHYFYSKFEKSFIAGLCKELAQGAKDKQDKLCLDLFRQAGEILAEHILGVEPKITEELLNTPSGLQVVTVGSVWKSWDIMKDGFVKVLQDRKRNPRISKISLLDLKESAAVGAASLGARSIKHNLPINYSQNAAVYFKAEF; via the exons atGTCAACAAATGTGAAGATTATCGAGCCCGATTCAAAATCGGCAG AACAAATCGGGTTCGATCTTCCTggagaaagtgaaagtagacaAGGTGACTGCTGTTGTTTTGGATTGTGGAAACCAACAGAAATGACATCAACGGGATACTATGGAGGGGTCGAAgg TGGTGCAACCCATTCTAAAATGGTTCTGATGAATGAAAAGGGAGACATCTTGGCCTGGACAGATGGACCATCCACAAATCAATGG TTAATTGGCCAGGAAGAGTGTTTAAAGAGGGTGAACAATATGGTGGAAGAAGCCAAAACTAAAGCAGGCCTGGATTCTGGCACGAAGTTAGCTTCTCTG GGTTTGTCAATGAGTGGTGCTGATCAGAAAGAGGCTCAAGATCAGCTGATCAGTGGAATGAAGTCCAAGTACCCACAATGTAGTCAGAATGTGTACATTGCCAGTGATACTGCAGGTGCCATAGCAACTGCCACAGAGAAAG GAGGGATTGTTTTAATCGCTGGAACTGGGTCCAACTGTATGCTGATAGCTCCTAGTGGGGAATCCTACAGGTGTGGAGGCTGGGGTCATCTCCTAGGTGATGAAGGCTCAG CTTATTGGATTACACAGAAAGCCATCAAAATTGTGTTCGACCATGAGGATAATCTGAAAGTTTCGCCTTATGACATAACGTTTGTGAAAGAAGCaatgatgaaatatttcaag ATCAGTGAAAGAGATGAACTTCTCCATTACTTTTATTCCAAGTTTGAAAAATCCTTCATAGCAGGCCTGTGTAAGGAACTTGCTCAAG gtGCCAAAGATAAACAGGACAAACTGTGTCTGGACCTCTTCAGACAGGCTGGAGAAATACTAGCAGAGCACATTCTGGGTGTAGAACCCAAAATTACAGAG GAGTTACTGAACACCCCCAGTGGGCTACAGGTAGTGACGGTGGGCTCTGTGTGGAAGAGCTGGGACATCATGAAGGACG GTTTTGTGAAGGTTTTACAGGACAGGAAAAGGAACCCTAGAATATCCAAAATCAGTCTGCTGGACCTGAAGGAATCGGCCGCTGTAGGGGCCGCCAGCCTGGGGGCACGGTCCATCAAACACAACCTCCCGATCAACTACTCCCAGAATGCAGCAGTCTACTTCAAGGCCGAATTCTAA
- the LOC128181468 gene encoding transmembrane protein 230-like: MMPKKSVLNGGSAQYYKLTKAHDDGYIDLQFQRPPPKVPYKAILLATVLFSIGTILLVVGALLLSGNISAEYADRTWPVLIIGALMFIPGAYHVRIAYYAYKGYDGFSYDDIPEFD, translated from the exons ATGATGCCGAAAAAATCAGTACTTAACGGGGGTTCTGCTCAATATTACAAGCTAACCAAGGCGCATGACGATGGGTATATCGATTTACAG TTCCAGAGACCTCCTCCCAAAGTGCCATACAAGGCTATACTGCTGGCGACAGTATTGTTTTCAATAGGAACCATTCTCCTGGTGGTTGGAGCCTTGTTGTTGTCTGGAAACATCAGTGCAGAG TATGCGGACAGGACGTGGCCGGTGTTAATCATTGGAGCACTCATGTTTATTCCTGGAGCTTACCATGTAAGAATCGCTTACTACGCATACAAAGGATATGACGGATTCTCTTATGATGATATTCCAGAGTTTGACTGA